Proteins from a genomic interval of Hemicordylus capensis ecotype Gifberg chromosome 14, rHemCap1.1.pri, whole genome shotgun sequence:
- the LOC128337467 gene encoding claw keratin-like → MVSNCGPSCTVPSCASTPVVGFGSAGNGLGYGLGGLGYGCGFGGLGSAYGLGGLGYGGLGSGYGAVETSGNLGTLAGVIPSPINQIPPSEVVIQPPPVVVTLPGAILSASCEPVSVGGNTPCAIGGSGILGSGLYGGLGSGLGYGAFGSRGGYYGRRSLLGRRGSVCGNICV, encoded by the coding sequence ATGGTTTCTAACTGCGGACCATCCTGCACCGTCCCATCCTGTGCTTCTACCCCAGTGGTCGGTTTCGGCTCTGCAGGGAATGGCTTAGGCTATGGCCTTGGTGGTCTTGGCTATGGCTGTGGCTTTGGTGGTCTTGGCTCTGCCTATGGCCTTGGTGGCCTTGGCTACGGAGGTCTGGGCTCTGGCTATGGAGCCGTCGAAACTTCTGGCAACCTGGGCACCCTGGCCGGAGTCATCCCTTcccccatcaaccagatccccccatCAGAGGTCGTGATCCAGCCACCCCCCGTTGTCGTGACCCTCCCAGGAGCCATCCTGTCCGCTAGCTGCGAGCCCGTCTCCGTGGGAGGAAACACTCCCTGTGCCATTGGGGGTTCCGGGATTTTAGGATCCGGTCTctatggcggcctgggttctggcTTGGGTTACGGAGCCTTTGGAAGTAGGGGTGGATATTACGGAAGGAGGTCTCTCCTGGGGCGCCGTGGGAGCGTCTGTGGGAACATCTGCGTATAA
- the LOC128337431 gene encoding scale keratin-like, with amino-acid sequence MANCGPACTVPSCASSPVVGFGSAGSSGLGYGGLGYGYGGLGYGGLGYGYGAVENSGNLGTLAGVYPSCINQLPPAEVVVQPPASVVTIPGAILSASCEPVSVGGITPCAIGGSGIVGAGLYGSLGSGFGNGALGRGGGYFRRGALLGHRGSVCGNICV; translated from the coding sequence ATGGCCAACTGTGGACCAGCCTGTACCGTCCCCTCCTGCGCTTCCAGCCCTGTTGTTGGCTTTGGGTCAGCAGGCTCCAGTGGTCTTGGATACGGCGGTCTCGGCTACGGCTATGGAGGTCTTGGCTATGGAGGTCTGGGCTATGGCTACGGAGCCGTCGAAAATTCTGGCAATCTGGGCACCCTGGCCGGAGTCTACCCTTCTTGCATCAACCAGCTCCCCCCAGCAGAGGTCGTGGTCCAGCCTCCCGCCTCCGTGGTGACCATCCCAGGAGCCATCCTGTCCGCTAGCTGCGAGCCCgtctccgtgggaggcatcactccctgtgccattgggggttccgggattgtaggaGCCGGTCTctatggcagcctgggttctggcTTCGGTAATGGAGCCCTTGGAAGGGGGGGTGGATATTTTAgaagaggggctctcctggggcACCGTGGGAGCGTCTGTGGGAACATCTGCGTATAA